The proteins below are encoded in one region of Paenisporosarcina cavernae:
- the ychF gene encoding redox-regulated ATPase YchF, which yields MALTAGIVGLPNVGKSTLFNAITKAGAESANYPFCTIDPNVGIVEVPDERLQKLTELVVPKKTVPTAFEFTDIAGIVKGASKGEGLGNKFLAHIREVDAICQVVRCFADDNITHVSGKVDPIDDIEVINLELILADLESVDKRLQRVAKMAKSKDKDAMQEEPVLTKLKETLENGKPARAADLSDDEVKITKNFHLLTSKPMLYVANVSEDEIADYSSNEYVQQVQNFAKEDNAEVIVVCAKIEEEMAELDDEEKAMFLDELGIKESGLDQLIKATYQLLGLSTYFTAGVQEVRAWTFRKGMKAPQCAGVIHTDFERGFIRAETVSYEDLVANGSMTAAKEAGKVRLEGKEYIVQDGDVMLFRFNV from the coding sequence ATGGCACTTACAGCCGGAATTGTTGGCTTGCCAAACGTTGGTAAGTCTACATTATTTAATGCAATTACAAAAGCAGGAGCAGAATCTGCAAACTATCCATTCTGTACAATTGATCCAAACGTTGGAATTGTAGAAGTTCCTGATGAGCGTTTACAAAAGTTAACCGAACTAGTAGTTCCAAAGAAAACAGTCCCCACTGCTTTCGAGTTTACCGATATCGCTGGAATTGTGAAAGGTGCTAGTAAAGGGGAAGGTCTTGGAAATAAATTCTTAGCCCATATCCGTGAAGTAGACGCAATCTGCCAAGTCGTACGTTGCTTTGCTGACGATAATATTACACACGTTTCAGGAAAAGTAGATCCGATTGATGATATAGAAGTAATTAATTTAGAATTGATTTTGGCGGACTTAGAAAGTGTAGATAAGCGCTTGCAACGAGTAGCAAAAATGGCGAAATCAAAAGATAAAGATGCGATGCAAGAAGAACCAGTGTTAACGAAACTAAAAGAAACATTAGAAAATGGGAAGCCAGCTCGTGCGGCTGATTTATCGGATGATGAAGTGAAAATTACAAAAAATTTCCATTTATTAACATCTAAACCGATGTTGTATGTAGCCAACGTGTCAGAAGATGAAATCGCAGATTATTCATCCAATGAATATGTTCAACAAGTACAAAATTTCGCGAAAGAAGACAACGCAGAAGTGATTGTTGTTTGTGCGAAAATCGAAGAGGAAATGGCCGAGCTGGATGATGAAGAAAAAGCAATGTTCTTAGACGAACTAGGGATTAAAGAGTCCGGACTTGATCAGTTGATTAAAGCGACGTATCAATTACTTGGACTTTCTACTTACTTCACAGCAGGAGTGCAAGAAGTACGTGCATGGACATTCCGTAAAGGAATGAAAGCACCACAATGCGCAGGGGTTATTCATACTGATTTTGAACGCGGATTTATCCGTGCAGAAACGGTATCCTATGAAGACTTAGTGGCAAATGGTTCCATGACTGCCGCGAAGGAAGCTGGAAAAGTTCGATTAGAAGGAAAAGAATACATCGTACAAGACGGAGATGTTATGTTATTCCGTTTCAACGTATAA
- a CDS encoding DUF3267 domain-containing protein, producing MEEKVIQLDLKKIGWLSLLMTIVPLLLGFLFLGLTESGVSGSFSLWSITTFIVVYFLLIVLHEAVHLVAFRFIGKVPWSSLDYGINWKLGVAYATTSQSIANRPLQGVLIAPLIVTGLLPFVYGVFFASPFWLISGCFLIGGAAGDVAMIKALRGYPANALVRDDPNLPKLYVQLEKRPH from the coding sequence ATGGAAGAAAAAGTAATTCAACTAGATTTGAAGAAAATCGGTTGGTTGAGTCTTTTGATGACAATCGTCCCTCTTTTGCTTGGTTTCCTTTTCTTAGGACTTACCGAATCGGGGGTATCGGGATCGTTTTCACTTTGGTCGATCACGACATTTATTGTGGTATATTTCCTTCTTATTGTTTTGCATGAAGCAGTACACTTAGTTGCTTTTCGCTTTATTGGGAAAGTTCCATGGTCTTCGTTAGATTACGGTATCAATTGGAAACTAGGCGTTGCGTATGCCACTACCTCACAATCTATAGCGAATCGACCATTACAAGGTGTGTTGATTGCCCCGCTCATCGTGACTGGGTTGTTGCCATTCGTTTATGGAGTATTTTTCGCTTCCCCGTTTTGGTTAATAAGCGGTTGCTTTCTGATAGGAGGAGCTGCTGGTGATGTTGCGATGATAAAAGCACTCCGAGGGTATCCAGCAAATGCGCTTGTGCGCGATGATCCGAACTTACCAAAATTGTATGTTCAACTAGAAAAACGGCCCCACTAG
- the rpsF gene encoding 30S ribosomal protein S6 has protein sequence MKKYELMYIIRPTIEEDAKKALTARFDEILTSNGAEIIESKEWGKRRLAYEINDFREGFYQIVKVNADSKAIDEYIRLANINEDIIRFVAVREEDK, from the coding sequence ATGAAAAAGTACGAATTAATGTACATCATTCGCCCAACAATTGAAGAAGATGCGAAAAAAGCTTTAACAGCTCGTTTCGACGAAATCTTAACTTCAAATGGCGCAGAAATCATCGAGTCAAAAGAGTGGGGCAAACGCCGCTTAGCTTATGAAATCAACGACTTCCGCGAAGGTTTTTACCAAATCGTAAAAGTTAATGCTGATTCTAAAGCGATCGATGAGTACATCCGTCTAGCTAACATCAACGAAGATATCATTCGTTTTGTAGCAGTTCGCGAAGAAGATAAATAA
- the ssb gene encoding single-stranded DNA-binding protein translates to MINRVVLVGRLTKDPELRYTPSGVAVARFTLAVNRTFSNQNGEKEADFINCTVWRKPAENVANFLKKGSLAGVEGRIQTGSYEGQDGKRVYTTEVVADSVQFLEPRNSGGGDRSGGQAFGGQQSYQNNSGQSYQQNQSPNQQNYTRVDDDPFASGSGPIEVSEDDLPF, encoded by the coding sequence ATGATTAACCGAGTCGTATTAGTCGGTAGACTGACGAAAGATCCAGAACTTCGATATACACCATCTGGAGTTGCGGTAGCTCGTTTCACCCTTGCGGTGAATCGGACTTTCTCAAACCAAAATGGTGAAAAAGAAGCGGATTTCATTAATTGTACTGTTTGGAGAAAGCCAGCTGAAAACGTAGCAAATTTCCTCAAAAAAGGAAGTTTAGCGGGCGTTGAAGGTCGTATTCAAACAGGTAGCTATGAAGGTCAAGACGGGAAACGTGTTTACACGACAGAAGTTGTCGCTGACAGTGTACAATTTTTGGAGCCAAGAAATAGTGGCGGTGGAGATCGCTCCGGAGGTCAAGCTTTCGGAGGACAACAGTCTTACCAAAACAATTCTGGCCAGTCCTATCAACAGAACCAATCACCAAATCAGCAAAATTATACACGCGTAGATGACGATCCATTCGCATCTGGCAGCGGTCCGATCGAAGTATCGGAAGACGATTTACCATTCTAA
- the rpsR gene encoding 30S ribosomal protein S18, which translates to MAPRRGGKRRRKVCYFTSNNITHIDYKDVDLLKKFVSERGKILPRRVTGTSAKYQRKLTAAIKLSRIMALLPFSTEER; encoded by the coding sequence ATGGCACCACGTCGCGGAGGCAAAAGACGCCGTAAAGTTTGTTACTTCACATCAAACAATATCACGCACATCGACTATAAAGATGTAGATTTATTGAAAAAGTTCGTATCGGAACGTGGAAAAATTCTTCCACGCCGTGTTACAGGAACTAGTGCGAAGTACCAACGTAAACTTACTGCAGCTATCAAACTTTCTCGTATTATGGCATTACTACCATTCTCTACTGAAGAAAGATAA
- a CDS encoding methyl-accepting chemotaxis protein: protein MFQNIRTKLISVMVLTLVLAFAALLGIASYQLKEKNEQDVIQQSEAIVSELSNNSEQFLNGIASGIEQFSYNEAVQDFSQADLAANGDEANPELRAATARANKQMEAYLSTYEQATSVYAALENKTIYIVPVVDLPADFDATTREWYQVAKSDNSKVHWSEPYIDVATNEYVITASKGYGNGVAGVDVKLEDLTTQLSAVDLGYKGYPVMLSANGLGIIHPEKKGEDLSAEPYAKKVLASADEKGVLPFSEGGKEYLFIYDKVPSTGWIIGAVYEQSVIAAASNDIIFSLLITGLITLLLVIIVLYVISTRFSKPILHIRDVVSEVAAGRLDIRAKVKSKDEIGELGTQLNEMITKLHNILQVVQSSVMNVRESAEGLSAVAEETNASGEQVALAANEIAVGATRSAEEADTANKRSSELSNQINEAAEQTHEMSKLASQAEEVNKNGLNQMTRLQDFNSSSSASFASMQEVINGLGEKVLTIESVMSTITEISNQTNLLALNASIEAARAGEHGRGFAVVADEVRKLAEQSVQATDEVKKTIQLIQESSQSAMDEMEKTNEIITQQSSVVNETSDIFGQISHFVSQMQQAIVSIVDEIESVSTSKDEVVKVIQEMAAMSEETAAAAEEVSASTDEQLRAVQTVSESAEHLTRLGEQLQEAVDRFKV from the coding sequence ATGTTTCAAAATATCCGCACAAAGTTAATCAGTGTGATGGTTTTAACACTTGTTCTCGCGTTTGCGGCTCTCCTTGGAATTGCATCGTATCAGTTAAAAGAGAAAAATGAACAAGATGTGATTCAACAATCGGAGGCAATCGTGTCGGAGTTATCCAATAACTCGGAACAATTTTTAAACGGGATTGCCAGCGGAATCGAGCAATTCTCGTATAACGAGGCCGTGCAAGACTTCTCACAGGCCGATTTAGCAGCGAATGGAGACGAAGCAAACCCAGAGCTACGCGCAGCCACAGCTCGTGCAAATAAGCAAATGGAAGCCTATTTATCGACGTATGAACAAGCAACCTCTGTATATGCAGCTCTTGAGAATAAAACCATTTACATCGTACCGGTTGTCGATTTACCAGCAGACTTCGATGCAACAACCCGTGAATGGTATCAAGTAGCCAAATCCGATAACTCAAAAGTACATTGGAGCGAGCCATACATTGATGTAGCGACCAATGAGTATGTTATTACAGCATCAAAAGGGTATGGAAATGGTGTTGCAGGGGTAGATGTGAAACTAGAAGATTTAACAACGCAATTAAGTGCAGTGGACTTAGGCTACAAAGGGTACCCTGTTATGCTCTCTGCAAATGGATTAGGAATCATTCACCCAGAGAAAAAAGGGGAAGATTTATCTGCTGAGCCATATGCGAAGAAAGTATTAGCTTCCGCCGATGAAAAAGGAGTTCTTCCTTTTAGTGAAGGCGGGAAAGAGTATTTATTCATTTATGACAAAGTTCCAAGTACTGGTTGGATTATCGGAGCAGTATACGAGCAATCGGTTATTGCTGCAGCGTCCAACGATATTATCTTCAGTTTACTTATTACCGGCCTTATTACGTTACTGCTAGTCATTATCGTTCTTTACGTCATTTCGACTCGATTTAGTAAGCCAATCTTACACATTCGTGATGTTGTGAGTGAAGTTGCAGCAGGACGTTTAGACATCCGTGCAAAAGTGAAATCGAAAGACGAAATTGGTGAACTTGGAACGCAATTGAACGAAATGATTACGAAACTGCATAATATTCTACAAGTTGTACAATCATCTGTGATGAATGTTCGAGAGTCCGCTGAAGGATTATCCGCAGTTGCAGAAGAAACGAATGCGTCAGGGGAGCAAGTAGCACTTGCGGCGAATGAAATCGCAGTTGGTGCAACGCGTTCTGCAGAAGAAGCAGATACGGCTAATAAACGCTCTTCTGAACTAAGCAACCAAATTAATGAAGCGGCAGAACAAACACATGAAATGTCCAAACTAGCATCACAAGCAGAAGAAGTGAACAAAAATGGGTTGAATCAAATGACAAGATTGCAAGATTTCAATTCCTCTTCTAGTGCTTCTTTCGCATCAATGCAAGAAGTGATTAATGGGTTAGGCGAAAAAGTATTAACGATTGAATCGGTAATGTCGACGATTACGGAAATTTCGAACCAAACGAATCTTCTCGCATTAAATGCTAGTATTGAAGCGGCAAGAGCAGGTGAGCATGGTCGCGGATTCGCGGTCGTAGCAGACGAGGTTCGTAAACTAGCAGAACAGTCCGTCCAAGCGACAGATGAGGTAAAGAAAACGATTCAGTTGATCCAAGAAAGCTCGCAATCTGCCATGGATGAAATGGAAAAAACGAACGAAATTATTACGCAACAATCGTCCGTGGTGAATGAAACATCCGATATTTTCGGGCAAATTTCTCACTTCGTTTCCCAAATGCAACAAGCCATTGTCTCAATAGTCGATGAAATTGAATCGGTTTCTACGAGTAAAGATGAAGTGGTGAAAGTGATTCAAGAAATGGCAGCGATGTCAGAAGAAACAGCTGCAGCAGCTGAAGAAGTTTCTGCTTCAACCGATGAACAGCTTCGTGCTGTACAAACTGTATCAGAATCTGCTGAACACTTAACTCGCTTAGGCGAGCAGCTCCAAGAAGCGGTGGATCGTTTTAAGGTGTAA
- a CDS encoding YybS family protein: protein MPTNTTRRLTYGAIMIALFLVLLAVSFYVPVIGILTTFLVPLPLVYYTSKFDRTFSILTAIVAVIVSFLMGGFIVMAFAFPYAAIGVAMGDGLRERKSKLFIFLASGITFMIAVVIEYTISVLVQNFNPIQNILDETEAFYRTNGQLLEKYGVRPENYTELVDQSIQMMHVIIPFVVILTIFLTTWIIMQINFFGMRKLRVKTPKFPRFSEFRLPKSVVWYYLIVLIFTLFVKMDEGTMLFLAIANAMVLLRGLLFLQGLSLIYFYIDRIKQGLWLKVIATILAVPLMQFVTLIGIFDLGFNIRAYITNSPKK from the coding sequence ATGCCAACTAATACCACTAGAAGATTAACATACGGTGCAATTATGATTGCACTGTTTCTTGTGTTGCTAGCTGTGTCTTTTTATGTCCCAGTCATTGGGATTTTGACGACATTTCTAGTACCATTGCCACTCGTTTATTACACATCAAAATTCGATCGAACGTTTAGTATTCTTACTGCAATTGTAGCAGTCATCGTTTCCTTTTTAATGGGAGGATTTATCGTCATGGCATTTGCTTTTCCTTATGCCGCCATTGGTGTAGCAATGGGAGATGGATTACGAGAGCGCAAATCGAAGCTTTTTATCTTTTTAGCTTCAGGAATCACCTTTATGATAGCGGTTGTCATAGAATATACCATTAGTGTATTAGTACAGAATTTTAATCCTATTCAAAATATACTAGATGAGACAGAGGCATTTTACCGAACGAATGGACAGTTACTAGAAAAATATGGCGTTCGACCAGAAAATTATACTGAGTTAGTCGATCAATCGATTCAAATGATGCATGTGATTATCCCATTTGTCGTCATTCTGACGATTTTCTTAACGACGTGGATCATTATGCAGATTAATTTTTTCGGGATGCGAAAACTACGCGTGAAAACGCCGAAGTTCCCAAGGTTCTCCGAATTTCGCTTACCGAAATCGGTCGTATGGTATTATTTAATCGTACTCATTTTTACGCTGTTCGTGAAAATGGATGAAGGCACGATGCTGTTTCTCGCAATTGCAAATGCGATGGTTCTTTTACGAGGTCTACTCTTTTTACAAGGGTTATCCCTCATTTATTTCTACATTGATCGCATCAAGCAAGGTTTGTGGCTAAAAGTGATTGCCACGATTCTTGCAGTACCATTAATGCAATTTGTTACACTCATTGGGATATTCGATCTCGGTTTCAACATTCGAGCGTATATCACAAATAGCCCGAAAAAATAA
- a CDS encoding DHH family phosphoesterase, translated as MSTFFQKRPIAYSILILASLGIAASIVFMFWHLWIGVLFFIAISVASYFAVYAQKKSVEETERHIETLSYRMKKVGEEALLEMPIGILLINDQYTIEWANPYMTRELQFDSLIGEDLLTLSEELPILLKQEDVREMTISLADKKFKVFYKQEEKLLYFFDITEQVEMESMYYADRTVIGILFIDNYDELAQAMDDQTRSQTNSLVTSIVNNWGAEQGIFVKRISSDRFIAVLNESVLMELEKTKFALLDEIRETTAKLNVPLTLSIGVGASSESLVELGELAQSSLDLVLGRGGDQVAIKQPNGKVKFYGGKTNPVEKRTRVRARVISHALRDLIQDSDQVFVMGHKLPDMDAIGASIGVRKMAEMNQINGYVILDFQNLDPSVTRLMDEVKAKPELYNRFLSPDEAISQLTDRTLLVIVDTHKPSMVIDEKLLNRAEKVVVLDHHRRGEEFISSTMLVYMEPYASSTAELVTELLEYQPKHTKLTMLEATAMLAGIIVDTKSFTLRTGARTFEAASYLRTNGADTVLVQRLLKEDLETYVERSKIVQTVEFFREGIAIARGEEGKQYNQILIAQTADILLTMKDVSASFVVARRENGEVSISARSLGEINVQVMMERLGGGGHLTNAACQIENGTIEVTIEQLKQVILDTIEGGTSE; from the coding sequence ATGAGCACATTCTTTCAAAAGCGTCCAATTGCATACTCCATATTGATCCTTGCGTCGCTCGGGATTGCTGCGTCAATTGTGTTCATGTTTTGGCATTTATGGATTGGCGTTCTGTTTTTCATTGCCATTAGCGTAGCGAGTTATTTCGCTGTCTATGCGCAAAAGAAATCAGTAGAAGAAACGGAACGACACATTGAAACACTGTCATATCGCATGAAAAAAGTAGGGGAAGAAGCTCTACTCGAAATGCCTATCGGTATCTTACTCATTAATGATCAGTACACGATTGAATGGGCAAATCCATATATGACGCGGGAATTGCAATTTGATTCATTAATAGGGGAAGATTTACTGACGCTTTCAGAAGAACTTCCTATATTACTTAAGCAAGAAGATGTCCGTGAAATGACGATTTCGCTCGCGGATAAGAAGTTTAAAGTGTTTTATAAGCAAGAAGAGAAATTGCTGTATTTCTTTGATATAACAGAACAAGTTGAAATGGAAAGTATGTACTATGCAGATCGCACGGTTATTGGAATTCTATTCATTGATAACTACGATGAGCTTGCCCAAGCAATGGATGATCAAACACGTAGTCAGACGAACAGTTTAGTGACGTCTATTGTGAATAATTGGGGTGCAGAACAAGGGATTTTCGTCAAACGAATTTCGTCCGATCGATTTATCGCCGTATTGAACGAATCGGTGTTAATGGAATTAGAGAAAACGAAATTTGCGTTGTTAGATGAAATACGCGAAACAACTGCAAAACTAAACGTCCCACTTACACTAAGTATTGGCGTTGGGGCGAGTTCCGAATCATTAGTGGAACTTGGAGAACTAGCACAATCAAGTCTTGACCTCGTATTAGGTCGCGGTGGTGACCAAGTGGCGATTAAACAACCGAATGGTAAAGTGAAATTTTACGGCGGAAAAACGAATCCAGTCGAAAAACGAACTCGAGTTCGAGCACGCGTAATTTCGCATGCATTGAGAGATTTGATTCAAGATAGTGATCAAGTCTTTGTTATGGGGCATAAATTGCCAGATATGGACGCGATTGGAGCATCTATTGGGGTGCGCAAGATGGCGGAAATGAACCAAATTAATGGTTACGTCATACTTGATTTTCAAAACTTAGATCCATCTGTCACGCGTTTAATGGATGAAGTGAAAGCGAAGCCAGAGCTATACAACCGTTTTCTTTCTCCGGATGAAGCAATTAGTCAATTAACGGACCGGACGTTGCTTGTCATTGTCGATACACATAAACCGAGTATGGTAATTGACGAGAAGCTACTTAATCGTGCCGAAAAAGTCGTCGTCCTCGATCATCACCGTCGAGGAGAAGAGTTTATTTCTAGCACAATGCTCGTATATATGGAGCCTTACGCTTCTTCTACAGCCGAGTTAGTGACGGAACTTTTAGAGTATCAACCGAAGCATACAAAGCTGACCATGTTAGAAGCAACTGCCATGTTAGCGGGAATTATTGTGGATACGAAAAGCTTTACGCTTCGAACAGGAGCTAGAACGTTTGAAGCTGCTTCCTACCTACGGACAAATGGTGCAGACACCGTTCTTGTTCAACGATTGTTGAAAGAAGATTTGGAAACGTATGTCGAACGATCGAAAATTGTGCAAACGGTCGAATTTTTCCGTGAAGGGATTGCCATCGCTCGTGGAGAAGAAGGCAAACAGTACAACCAAATTTTAATCGCTCAAACAGCGGATATTTTATTAACCATGAAAGACGTTTCTGCCTCATTTGTTGTAGCGAGACGAGAAAATGGGGAAGTGAGCATTAGTGCTCGTTCGCTTGGAGAAATTAATGTCCAAGTGATGATGGAACGACTTGGAGGAGGCGGCCATTTAACGAATGCTGCATGCCAAATTGAGAATGGTACGATCGAAGTAACGATTGAACAATTAAAACAAGTGATTCTTGATACAATAGAAGGAGGTACGTCAGAATGA
- the rplI gene encoding 50S ribosomal protein L9: MKVIFLKDVKGKGKKGEIKNVADGYANNFLLKNNLAVEANQAAISALDGQKKKQDKEAAQELADAKKLKEELEKITVELKAKSGDDGRLFGSITTKQIADELHKSTGIKLDKRKMHLDDAIRALGYTNVPVKLHHDVVATLKVHVTEEA, encoded by the coding sequence ATGAAGGTAATCTTTTTAAAAGACGTAAAAGGTAAAGGGAAAAAAGGCGAAATTAAAAATGTAGCAGATGGCTATGCAAATAACTTTTTACTGAAGAACAACTTAGCAGTGGAAGCGAACCAAGCGGCCATTTCTGCATTAGATGGACAAAAGAAAAAACAAGATAAAGAAGCGGCACAAGAACTAGCAGACGCGAAAAAATTAAAAGAAGAATTAGAAAAAATCACGGTTGAATTAAAAGCGAAGTCTGGCGATGATGGTCGACTATTTGGATCGATCACGACAAAACAAATTGCGGACGAGCTTCACAAATCAACGGGTATTAAACTCGACAAACGAAAAATGCATTTAGATGATGCGATTCGTGCATTAGGCTACACAAATGTACCTGTAAAACTTCACCACGATGTCGTGGCAACATTAAAAGTACATGTAACAGAAGAAGCGTAA
- the dnaB gene encoding replicative DNA helicase: MSDPIMDRVPPHNQEAEQSVIGAIFLEPQALITAAEILQPDDFYRVAHQRIFQTLLRLSDQGKAIDVVTVTEELASKKELEDVGGISYITEIANAVPTAANIAHYARIVEEKALLRRLIRVATTIVEDGFTREDEVEALLSEAEKKMMEVANRKNSGDFRHIKDVLVQTYDNIELLHARKGDITGVPTGFRDLDRITAGFQRNDLIIVAARPSVGKTAFALNVAQNVATKANENVAIFSLEMGAEQLVMRMLCAEGNIDAQVLRTGALTAEDWRKLTMAMGTLSNAGIFIDDTPGIRINEIRSKCRRLKQEYGLGMILIDYLQLIMGSGNGKDNRQQEVSEISRSLKALARELQVPVIALSQLSRGVEQRQDKRPMMSDLRESGSIEQDADIVSFLYREDYYDKETENQNMIEIIIAKQRNGPTGTVTLAFVKEFNKFVNIDWSQHQAPTA; encoded by the coding sequence ATGAGTGATCCAATCATGGACCGTGTACCACCTCATAACCAGGAAGCGGAGCAGTCCGTTATTGGCGCCATATTTTTAGAGCCTCAAGCATTAATCACCGCAGCAGAAATACTGCAGCCGGATGATTTTTACCGTGTTGCACATCAACGAATTTTTCAAACGTTGCTACGCTTAAGTGACCAAGGAAAAGCGATTGACGTCGTCACGGTAACGGAAGAGTTAGCGTCGAAAAAAGAGCTAGAAGATGTCGGAGGCATTTCGTACATCACAGAAATCGCGAATGCTGTTCCGACCGCAGCAAACATCGCTCACTATGCGAGAATTGTGGAAGAGAAAGCATTGCTACGTCGTTTGATTCGCGTGGCCACGACGATTGTCGAAGACGGCTTTACACGAGAAGATGAAGTGGAAGCGTTACTGTCGGAAGCAGAGAAAAAAATGATGGAAGTGGCAAACCGGAAAAACTCTGGTGACTTCCGACATATTAAAGATGTACTCGTACAAACATACGATAACATCGAACTTCTTCATGCACGTAAAGGCGATATTACAGGAGTTCCAACAGGTTTCCGGGACTTAGATCGTATTACAGCCGGATTCCAACGAAATGACTTAATCATTGTTGCTGCTCGTCCATCTGTTGGTAAAACGGCGTTTGCACTAAATGTCGCGCAAAACGTTGCGACGAAAGCGAATGAAAATGTCGCGATTTTTAGTTTAGAGATGGGTGCGGAGCAACTCGTCATGCGTATGCTATGTGCAGAAGGAAATATAGATGCCCAAGTATTACGAACAGGTGCATTAACTGCAGAAGACTGGCGTAAACTGACGATGGCAATGGGAACACTCTCTAACGCGGGAATCTTTATTGACGATACACCAGGTATTCGAATTAATGAAATACGCTCGAAATGCCGCCGGTTAAAACAAGAATACGGACTTGGGATGATCCTAATCGATTACTTGCAGCTTATTATGGGTAGCGGCAACGGTAAGGACAACCGTCAACAAGAAGTATCCGAAATTTCTCGTTCCTTAAAAGCGTTGGCACGTGAACTTCAAGTTCCCGTTATTGCGCTATCTCAGCTTTCTCGTGGAGTTGAACAACGACAAGACAAACGTCCAATGATGTCCGATTTACGGGAATCAGGAAGTATTGAGCAAGATGCCGATATCGTCTCGTTTTTATATCGTGAAGACTACTACGACAAAGAAACCGAAAATCAAAACATGATTGAAATTATTATCGCGAAGCAACGTAACGGCCCGACGGGGACAGTGACATTAGCGTTCGTAAAAGAATTTAATAAGTTCGTAAATATTGATTGGAGTCAGCATCAAGCTCCAACTGCGTAG
- a CDS encoding adenylosuccinate synthase has translation MTSVVVVGTQWGDEGKGKITDFLSEHSEVIARYQGGNNAGHTIIFGGETYKLHLIPSGIFYKDKLSVIGNGMVVDPKALVQELEGLHERGVSTDNLRISNRAHVILPYHLKLDEAEETRRGANKIGTTGKGIGPAYMDKAARIGIRMADLLDKEVFEEKLRHNLNEKNRMFEKFYETEGFRVEDILEEYYGYGQEIAKYVTDTSKVLNDALDEGRRVLFEGAQGVMLDIDQGTYPFVTSSNPVAGGVTIGAGVGPTKIGHVVGVCKAYTSRVGDGPFPTELFDEIGNQIREVGKEYGTTTGRPRRIGWFDSVVVRHARRVSGLTDLTVNSIDVLTGLDTVKICTAYEYNGEQITEYPANLRMLADCKPIYEELPGWSEDVTACKSLDELPENARHYLERISQLTGVPISIFSVGPDRNQTNIISSVWR, from the coding sequence ATGACATCAGTAGTAGTGGTAGGAACGCAGTGGGGAGACGAAGGAAAAGGGAAAATTACGGATTTTCTTTCGGAACACTCAGAAGTTATTGCTCGTTATCAAGGAGGAAATAACGCTGGGCATACGATTATATTCGGTGGGGAGACGTACAAACTTCACTTAATCCCTTCTGGTATTTTTTATAAAGACAAATTATCGGTGATCGGGAATGGAATGGTTGTCGATCCAAAAGCGCTTGTACAGGAGTTGGAAGGATTACACGAACGTGGCGTATCCACGGATAATCTTCGTATTTCAAACCGTGCACACGTTATTTTGCCATATCACTTAAAATTAGATGAAGCGGAAGAAACAAGACGTGGAGCTAACAAAATTGGGACGACAGGAAAAGGAATCGGACCTGCCTATATGGACAAAGCAGCGAGAATTGGAATTCGAATGGCCGATTTATTAGACAAAGAAGTGTTTGAAGAGAAGCTTCGCCACAATTTGAATGAAAAGAATCGCATGTTTGAAAAGTTCTATGAAACAGAAGGCTTCCGTGTGGAAGATATTTTAGAAGAGTACTACGGCTACGGCCAAGAAATCGCGAAGTATGTAACGGACACGTCTAAAGTATTAAACGACGCGTTAGATGAGGGCCGCCGTGTATTATTTGAAGGTGCACAAGGTGTCATGTTAGATATCGATCAAGGAACATATCCGTTTGTGACGTCCTCGAACCCAGTTGCAGGTGGAGTGACAATCGGTGCAGGAGTTGGACCGACCAAGATTGGCCATGTTGTTGGTGTGTGTAAAGCCTATACATCTCGTGTTGGAGATGGGCCATTCCCAACAGAACTGTTTGACGAGATCGGCAATCAAATTCGGGAAGTTGGAAAAGAATACGGTACTACGACTGGGCGACCACGTCGCATTGGTTGGTTCGATAGTGTCGTCGTTCGTCATGCCCGCCGTGTGAGTGGGTTAACAGATTTAACGGTTAACTCAATCGACGTGTTAACTGGATTAGACACCGTCAAAATTTGTACGGCGTATGAATACAACGGTGAACAAATTACGGAGTACCCTGCTAATCTTCGTATGTTAGCAGATTGCAAGCCGATTTACGAAGAACTACCAGGTTGGTCAGAAGATGTAACAGCGTGTAAATCATTGGACGAACTACCAGAAAACGCGCGTCATTATTTAGAGCGCATTTCGCAATTAACAGGTGTTCCAATTTCGATTTTCTCTGTTGGACCTGATCGAAACCAAACAAACATCATTTCGAGTGTTTGGAGATAA